Proteins encoded by one window of Fusarium graminearum PH-1 chromosome 1, whole genome shotgun sequence:
- a CDS encoding serine/threonine-protein kinase 6, whose amino-acid sequence MAADDSPTFEEHFSRLSIDHKSVGSQSKRVPKTKIPQSQPVPGPAQPKCLLPVKGPVVANRVDTPTPHKDQDTNSPSPSSPQKPTTKSSTTKSATLYKHLHLGMFEIGRPMGKGKFGRVYLARERSSGFICALKVLYKTELRQSRMESQVRREIEIQTNLRHPNIVQLYSHFHDSKRIVLVLEFAAKGELYKHLQKETRFTERKAARFIAQVVSALQYLHRKNIIHRDIKPENILVGMHDELKMSDFGWSVHSPSKRRETMCGTLDYLPPEMIKLGAVDAGRFYDEKVDVWSLGVLTYEFLVGVPPFEDTPVRTQRRIARADMQIPDFISSKAKHLIKTPDSRPRETIATRSNCRASLDFTTLCQQQHRDC is encoded by the exons ATGGCCGCAGACGACTCTCCTACGTTTGAAGAGCACTTTAGCCGCCTGTCTATTGATCACAAATCAGTGGGATCCCAGAGTAAACGCGTTCCCAAG ACCAAGATCCCACAATCACAGCCCGTTCCTGGACCTGCTCAACCGAAATGTCTGCTTCCTGTCAAAGGACCTGTCGTTGCAAACAGAGTAGACACACCGACTCCCCATAAAGACCAAGATACAAACTCACCatcgccttcatctcctcaaaaGCCCACCACAAAATCATCTACTACGAAAAGTGCTACACTCTACAAACATCTTCACCTTGGCATGTTCGAAATCGGGCGACCGATGGGAAAAGGCAAATTCGGTCGCGTATATCTCGCACGGGAGCGCAGCTCAGGTTTCATCTGCGCCCTCAAAGTTCTATACAAGACTGAATTACGACAATCCCGAATGGAAAGTCAAGTACGCCGAGAAATCGAGATCCAGACCAACCTCCGTCACCCCAACATCGTCCAACTATACAGCCATTTCCACGACAGCAAACGAATCGTTCTCGTCCTTGAATTTGCCGCCAAAGGCGAACTTTACAAACACctacaaaaagaaacccGGTTTACAGAGAGAAAGGCGGCCCGATTCATCGCTCAAGTTGTATCAGCGCTGCAATATCTGCACCGAAAGAATATCATTCATCGAGATATTAAACCTGAGAATATTCTTGTCGGTATGCATGATGagctgaagatgagcgaCTTTGGCTGGAGTGTCCATTCACCTTCCAAAAGGCGAGAGACTATGTGCGGCACGCTAGACTACCTTCCTCCTGAGATGATCAAATTAGGTGCAGTAGACGCTGGCAGGTTCTATGACGAGAAGGTCGACGTTTGGAGCTTGGGGGTGTTGACCTATGAGTTTCTGGTTGGAGTGCCACCATTTGAAGATACGCCAGTCAGGACACAACGACGAATCGCCAGAGCAGACATGCAGATTCCAGATTTCATAAGTTCAAAGGCAAAGCACCTTATCAAAA CTCCTGATTCTAGACCCCGAGAAACGATTGCCACTCGATCAAATTGCAGAGCATCCCTGGATTTTACAACACTgtgccaacagcaacacagGGACTGCTAA